In Bradyrhizobium sp. WD16, the genomic stretch TGCCGTCCGAGCCGAACAGCGACGTGCTGACCTTCAACACCGGCGGCACGGTGGTCGAGTTCGAGGAGCGCCACAACATTTTCGAGCAGCCCGGCAAACTGCGGCTCGGCGCCTTCCTCAACCGCGGCAGCACCGGCAACTACCGGGACGCGCTCGGCATCGTCGCGGCGGATCCGACCATCGACATCAACACCGCAATCGTTGCGGACCGCCGCCAGCGCGACAAATACGGCTTCTACGTCAATCTCGAACAGCAAGTGGTCAATGATGTCGGCCTGTTCGCGCGGGCGAGCTGGAACGATGGCCGCAACGAGATCCTGTCCTTTACCGACATCGACCGCAGCCTGTCCGGCGGCCTTTCGGTGAAGGGCAGCTATTGGGGCCGTGGCTCCGACACGTTCGGCATCGGCGGCGCCATCAACGGCCTGTCCGGCGCCCATCGCGATTTCCTTGCCGCCGGCGGCAATGGGCTGCTGATCGGCGACGGCCGGCTCAACTACGGCACCGAGAAGATTCTCGAGAGCTATTACGCCTATGCGGTGAACAAGAGCCTGACCCTGACCGCCGACTACCAGCTGATCGTCGATCCCGCCTACAACACCGACCGCGGGCCGGTATCGATCTTCTCGGCCCGCGCGCACGCGGAGTTCTGAGCCGCGCTGGGGCTGAGCCACCCGCTTTTGCGGGCGGCGACGGCAGCGGAAGAAGCAACGCCTGCGCCCTGTCAGACCGCCGCGGCGAAGGTGTCCGGCCGCGCCATCGCCCAGGCGTCGCGATAGCGCAGATCCTTGGTGCCCTCGAGCAGCTCACCCGGCCGCAATGCCGGATAGAGCTGGGTGAAGGTCATCACCTCGACACCGGAGACGCGGCGCGAGAAATGCGCCGGCATCATTTCACCCGGATGCGTGAAGCCGCCCGCCGCGGTGATTTCCGCCAGCGCATGCAGCGTGGCGTGATGATAATTGCAGGCGCGGGTCAGCTTGTCCGGCACCACCAGGGCCCGCGCCCGGGTCGGGTCCTGGGTCGCGACGCCAGTGGGACAGCGATCGGTGTGGCAGCTCAGCGACTGGATGCAGCCGATCGAAAACATGAAGCCGCGGGCCGCGTTGCACCAGTCGGCGCCGAGCGCCATGGCGCGGGCGATATCGAAGGCCGTGGCGATCTTGCCCGAAGCGCCGATACGGATGCGGTCGCGAGCGCCGATGCCGACGAGCGCGTTATGCACGAAATTGACACCTTCGCGCATCGGCATGCCCATATGGTCCATGAATTCGAGCGGCGCCGCGCCGGTCCCGCCCTCGTTGCCGTCGACCACGATGAAATCGGGATAGCTGCCGGTCTCCAGCATCGCCTTGCAGATCGCCAGGAACTCCCAGGGATGGCCGATGCACAGCTTGAAACCGGCCGGCTTGCCGCCCGACAGGCGGCGCATCTCGGCGATGAAGCGCATCATCCCGATCGGATCGGCGAACGCCTTGTGATAGGGTGGCGAGATGCAATCCTCGCCGAGCGGCACGCCACGGATGCTGGCGATCTCGCGCGACACCTTGGCTGCCGGCAGCACGCCGCCGTGGCCCGGCTTGGCGCCCTGGCTGATCTTGAGCTCGACCATCTTGACCTGATCGAGCACGGCCAGCCCCGCGAATTTCTCGCCGTCGAAATTGGCGTCGACGGTGCGACAGCCGAAATAGCCCGAACCGACCTCCCAGATCAGGTCGCCGCCCATCTCTCGATGATAGGGGCTGATGCCGCCCTCGCCGGTATCCTGGGCGAAGCCACCCTTCCTGGCGGCGCCATTGAGCGCGCGCACCGCATTGGGACTGAGGGCGCCGAAGCTCATGGCCGAAACGTTGAAGATCGAGGCCGAATAGGGCTTGAGGCAGTCAGGGCCGCCAATCGCCAGGCGGAACATCTCGGAAGCGACCGGCTTCGGCGCCACCGAATGGTGCATCCATTCGTAGCCCTCGCGATAGACGTCCTCCTGCGTGCCGAACGGCCGCTTGTCGAGGTCCATCTTGGCGCGCTGATAAACCACCGCGCGGGTGTCGCGGCTAAACGGCTTGCCGTCCTTCTCGCTCTCGAAGAAATACTGCCGCATCTCGGGCCGGATCTCCTCGAGAAGAAATCGCAGATGCGCGGAGATCGGATAGTTGCGCAATACCGCGTGGCGCTTCTGCACCAGGTCGCGGAAGCCCAGCGCGGTGAGCGCCGCGAAGATCACCAGCGGCAGCAGCACGAGATCGAAGACTTTATGGTCGAAGATGCCGAGGACGAGCAGGAGCGCCGTCACCACCGTGCAGATGGTCAGCACGATGAAGCGCGGGGTGAACGGCAGCATTAGGGTTTCCATGATCGCCTCAAGTGTCCCGGTTCTAACGTCCGCATGCCTTGCAGCGCGCACTTCGACGAACGTGCTGTTTTGGATCCGAGTGCTGCGGATGGCTTGAAGCTTACACGAAGTCCGCCGTCATCGGCAGCAGATCGGCGCCGCTCACGACTTGTGATCGCCAATCATCATGATGCGACGCACCGGTGCCACACAAAACAGGCCGCGCTCACGCGCGGCCTGTTTTGTCTTGAGCGATGCGGACGCGGTCCATGGCCGCGGCCCGGCAGTTCGGATCAGGCCGCCGCGGCGGCCTGCGCCTCCCTGATCGCCGCCCAGACCTTCTGCGGGGTGAGCGGCGCATGCAGATTGGCGACGCCGACCGGCGCCAGCGCATCCATCGCCGCATTGACCACGCAGGGAGGTCCGCCGATGGCGCCGGATTCGCCGCAGCCCTTGGCGCCGAGTGGATTGGTGCGGCACGGCGCCGAGCCGTCCAGCGTAACGCCGACCGGCGGCACATCGCTGGCCCGCGGGACGCAGTAGTCCTGCCAGGTAGCGGTCAGGAGCTGGCCTTCGCCGTCGTAATGGACGCCTTCGTAAAGCGCCTGGCCGACGCCTTGCGCCACCCCGCCGTGGATCTGGCCGGTCACCAGCATCGGATTGACGGCGACGCCGACGTCATCGACCGTCGTATAGCGCACCACGTTGGTGATGCCAGTCTGGGGATCGATCTCGACCTCGCAGATATGGGTGCCGTTCGGCCAGCTCGGGCCGTCGACCTCGCCCTCGCTGTCGACCGCCAGCTCGCCGCCCGGCAGGCGGCCGGCGAGATCGAACAGGCTGATGCGGCGGTCGGTACCGGCGACCGTCAGCACCCCCTCGTGATATTCGATGTCGCCGACGCCGGCCTCCAGCACATTGGCGGCGCCTTCGCGCGCCTTGGTGATGAGATCGACCGACGACACCACCGCGGCGGTACCGCCGACGAACAGCGAGCGCGAGCCGACACTGCCGAAGCCCTGGGCGAGGTCGGTATTGCCCTGGATCACCACGACCTTGTCCATGGGAATGCCGAGCGCGGCGCTGATCATCTGGCTATAGGCGGTCTCGAGCCCCTGACCCATGGCCTGGGTCGCCGAATGCAGCACCACCTTGCCGTCACCGGTAGCGCGCAGGCTGACCTTTTCGGTGTGGGCACGCCCGCCGGTCCATTCGATATAGCTCGCGAGGCCGCGACCATAGAGCAGACCCTTGGCCTTGGCGGCTCGCTTGCGCGCGGCAAAGCCGTCCCAGTCCGCCAGTTCGGAAGCGCGATCGAGCATGTGGGCAAAAGCGCCGCTGTCATAGGTCTGGCCGGTTGCCGTGGTGTAGGGCATCTGTCCCGGCTTGACGAAATTGAGCTTGCGGATCTTGCGCGGATCCATGCCGAGCTTGCGCGCCGCAGCGTCCATCAGCCGCTCGACGATATAAACCGCTTCCGGACGGCCGGCGCCGCGATAGGCCCCGACCGGCGCGGTGTGGGTCATCACCGCCTTCACGTCGATATGAACCAGCGGCAGGTCGTAGGTGCCGGTGGCGACGAACGGGCCGAGCACCAGAGGAATGATGACGCCGGTACCGCTGAGATAGGCGCCGGTGCCGCCGATCGAGCGGACGCGGAAAGCCTGGACGCGCCCCTTGGCGTCGAGCGCGAATTCGGCGGTCGAGGTCAGGTCGCGGCCATGGGTGCCACCGACGAAATCATCGGTGCGTTCGCCGCGCCAGCGCACCTTGCGCTGCAGCTTCACCGCGGCATAGGCGACGATGCCGTCCTCGGGATAGAGCCCGGTCTTCTGGCCGAAGCCGCCGCCGATGTCGCCGACGCGGATCAGCACGCTGTCCGGCGGACGCTTCAGCACCGCGCCGGCAAGGGTATCGCGGGTCTGGGTCGGCGTCTGGGTCTGCATGTGCATGACGAGACGGCCGCCCTTCTCGATCTCGGCGATGACGCTGCGCGGCTCCATGGCGGCCGGCACCAGACGCTGGCTGACGACGTCGAGCGACACGGTGTGAGCGGCCGCCTTGAAGGCAGCCTCCACCGCGGCGGCATCGCCATAGCTCATGCCGGCAACGACATTGTCCGGACAGTCCTGCCAGACCCGCGGCGCGCCGGGCTCTGCCGCGGCGACGGGATCGGTCACCGCGGGCTCGACCGCGTAATCGACGGCGATGACTTCCGCCGCCGCCTGGGCGTTGGCGCGGCTGTCGGCCACCACCGCAGCCACCGGCTCGCCGGTGAAGCGGACGCGCTCATGGGCGAGCAGGCGGCGCGGCGCGTAGGCCATCGGCGAGCCATCGGGGCGCTTGAAGATCGGCAGGGTCGGCAGCGTGCCGACATCGTCGGCGACGAGATCGGCGCCGGTATAGATCGCCACCACGCCCGGCATCGCCCGGGCGGCGTCGGTGTCGATCGCCGCGATGCGGGCATGAGCGTGCGGCGAGCGCAGCACCACCAGCCACAGCGCGTCGGCGTGACGTTGATCGTCGACGTAATGCCCACGGCCGGTGACGAGGCGCAGATCCTCGACGCGCTTGACCGGCACGCCGGCACCGAACCTCAGATCCTTGGGCAATACGTTCATCATGAAGTCCTCATGCAAGGGGGCGCGATCGCGCGCGCCACCGGGGTTGCGACTTATCAGGGGAGATCTGTAACCGGGTCAAGCCGCCGCGATCGCGTTCGGGCGAGGATCAGCGTCCCTCGACCAGCCTGCGGCAGGCGGGACTGAGCTTCGCGCGGTGCTCCTGCAGGCACTGGTGAATGGCCACATCGCCTTCATTCATCAGTTTGCGGCAGTAGCGCGAGACATCACGCGAACAGGCCTGCTGCTGCATGCCGCGCTGGTCCTGGGCCGATGCCGCGGACAGGCCGGCCACCATGACAAGCGCGGCCCCGAGACCCAATCTGCTGATACGCCAAAAATCGGCCATGCGAGTTCGTCCGTTCATAAGGATAAAGATGCATTCTACAGGGTGGCGCCGGGGGTTGTCACCCGGTCCGGCCAAGAACCGCCGCGGATGCATACCGATCTGGCAAATTCGTTACCTTACTTTCAGCCGGAACCGCGCTAGGAACGGCCCATGGCAGGGGCAGAAGAGCAGAAGGGCGGCAGAGCGGGCGTGTTGGCGCGCTCGTTTCTTAACGTGCTCCCCGGCACATTGCTTTGCATCGGCATCACCGCGGCGGCGATTGCCGTCCAGGCGGTCGAGGAGCACGCATTCGCTCACCCTTACGTCGAAGCGCTGGTGCTCGCGATCCTGATCGGCATCATCGTCCGCAGCGCCTGGCAGCCCGGGCCGCGCTGGGCGGCCGGGATCTCCTTCAGCGGCAAATTCCTACTCGAACTCGCGGTGATGATGCTGGGGGCGTCCATCAGCCTCGGCGCCATCGTCGCCTCGGGACCGGCGCTGCTCACCGGCATCATCGCCGCCGTGCTGCTGGCGATCCTGGCGAGCTATTCCATCAGCCGCGCCTTCGGCCTGCCGCAGCGCATCTCGATCCTGATCGCCTGCGGCAATTCGATCTGCGGCAATTCGGCCATCGCCGCGGTGGCGCCGGTGATCGGCGCCAGCAGCGACGACATCGCGTCCTCAATCGCCTTCACCGCGGTGCTCGGCGTCGTGGTGGTGCTGGCGCTGCCCCTCGCCTTCCCCCTGTTCCATCTCACCGAGACCCAGTACGGCACCCTCGCCGGGCTGACCGTCTATGCGGTGCCTCAGGTGCTCGCCGCCACGCTGCCGATCGGCATCGTCGCAACGCAGGTCGGCACGCTGGTCAAGCTGGTACGGGTGTTGATGCTCGGCCCCGTCGTGGTGTCGCTGTCGCTGCTGCGTGGCCGCCTTGCTGCCGACAGCGGCGCAGCGACCGGCGTGAAGAAGCCCGGCCTTTCCCATTTGGTGCCGTGGTTCATCGTCGGCTTCCTGCTGCTCGCCACCCTACACTCGCTCGGCCTCGTTCCCGATGCCGCAATCCGTCCGATCACCTATGCCTCGGCCCTGCTCACCATCGTCTCCATGGCGGCACTCGGCCTTGCGGTCGACGTCCGGGTGATCGGGCGGCTCGGTCCCCGCATCACCTTCGCCGTGACCTGTTCGCTGATCGTGCTGTTCGTCATCAGCATGATCCTGATCCGCGTGCTGCGGATCGGGTGAAGGGCTTGGCCAAACACTGTCGGCCAGCCCGCCCCGTCACGCCTGTTGCCGGATTGCTGCCCAGATCTTCTCGCGGGTCAGCGGCATGTCGAGATGCTCGATGCCGAATTCCTTGAGCGCATCGACGACCGCATTGACCACCGCCGGCGGCGCGCCGGTGGCGCCGGCCTCGCCGCATCCCTTGGCGCCCAGCGGATTGGTCCTGGTCGGCGCATCCTCGTAGAGATCGACGGTGATCGGCGCGAGGTCATCGGCGCGCGGCAGGCTGTAATCCATGAAGGACGCGGTCACGAGCTGCCCCGCTTCGTCATAGCGCGTCTCTTCATAGAGCGCCTGGCCGATGCCCTGCACCACGCCGCCGATCACCTGACCGCGCACGATCAGCGGATTGATGATGCGGCCGAAATCGTCGACCACGGTGTAATTGACGACCCGCGGAATGCCGGTGTCGAGATCGATCTCGACTTCGCAGACATGACAGCCGTTGGGATAGTTGAAGGCTTCGCGCTCGTAGCGCGCCGCTTCATCAAGCCCCGGCGTCATGCCCTTGGGCAACCGCGCCGGATCGAATGACGCCGCCACCACCTCGGTGAAGGCGATGGCGCGATCGGTGCCGGCGACGGCGAAACGGCCGCCGGTGAATTCGAGATCGACCTCGCCGGTCTCCAGCAGATGGGCGGCGATGGTCTTCGCCTTGGCGATCACCTGGCGCGCGGCGAGCAGCACCGCCGTACCGCCGAGTTGCAGCGAGCGCGAGCCGCCGTGGCCGCCGCCTTCGGCGGTGAGATCGGTGTCGGCCTGGCGGAAGATGAATTGCGACGGATCGAGACCGAATTGCGAAGCCGCGATCTGCACGAAACTCGTCTCATGGCCCTGACCGTTGGACTGGGTGCCGACTGCCAGCGTCGCCCGGCCATCCGCCGCGAAGGCGATGCGCGCGGCATCGGCGGGCGGCCCGAGGGTCGCCTCGAGATAATAGGCGACGCCGAGCCCGCACCTCCGGTTCCGCCTGCGCGCCGCCTGCGCCCGCTTGGCAAAGCCCTTCTCGTCGGCGAGTTCGAGGGCGCGGCCGAGCACCGTCTCGAACGCGCCGCTGTCGATCTCGCGGCCGAGCGCGGTGCGATAGGGCAATTGCGACGGCTTGATCAGGTTCTTGCGGCGCAGCTTGACCGCCGACATCCCGAGCCGGCGCGCCGCGACGTCGATGGTGCGCTCGACGAGATAGATCGCCTCCGGCCGGCCGGCGCCGCGATAGGCATCGACCGGCACCGTATTGGTGAAGGCGGCGCGCACCTCCATGCCGATCACCGGAATCGCGTAGGCGCCGCCGAGCACGGCAGCGGTTGGAATCGTCGGGATCAGCGCGCCATTGGTGGAGAGATGGCCACCGAGATTGGCGAAGGTCTCGACTTTGAGCGCAGTGAAGCGGCCGGTGACGTCGAGGCCGAGCGATACGTGGGTGACGAGGTCACGCGCATGGGCATCGGAGACGAAGGAGCCGCTGCGATCATTGATCCACTTGATCGAGCGGTCGAGGCTGTCGCAGGCGAACAACGTCATGGCGTGTTCGGGCTGGAGCTGGTTCTTGCAGCCGAATCCGCCGCCGACATCATCGGCCCGGCAATGCAGCTTGTCCTTGGGCCAGCCGAACAGGTCGCAGAGCTGGCTCTGGAAGTTGAAGGGGTTCTGAATCGAGCCGGAGAAGGTGATGCGGCCGCTCTTGGCCTCGCGCCGGGCGATGACGCCGCGCGGCTCCATGGAATTGGGGATCAGGCGGTTGTTGACGAGATCGAGCTCGATGACATGGGCCGAGGCGGCGAGCGCCGTCGCCGCCTTGTCGACGTCGCCGACCCGCCAGACAAAACCGAGATTGCCCGGCGCATGCTCCGGCCACAGCTCGGGTGCCCCCGGCGCCAGCGCGCCGCGCGCATCGACCACCACGGAGAGCGGCGCATAATCGACCTCGATCAATTCCAGCGCGTCGTTGGCCTGCGCCGCGCTCTCCGCCACCACCATGGCGACGCATTCGCCGACATGACGGACACGCCCGACCGCGAGCCCAGGCCGCGGCGGCGTCGCGATCGGCGAACCGTCGGCCTGCTTGATGGCCGGGCGTTGCGGCAGGCCGGTGAAGCCGGCCGCCTGCCAGTCGGCGCCGGTGTAGACCGCCACGACGCCGGGCGCAGCCCTGGCGCGCGTCACGTCGATGGCGCGGATCTCGGCATGGGCCTGGGGCGAGCGCAGGAAGGCGGCATGAAGCAGACCCTTGTCCGGCGTATCGTCGACATAGTGGCCGCGGCCGGTGATGAAGCGCAGGTCCTCGCTCCGGCGCAGCGGCTGGCCGATGCCGAACCGCGGCACCGGTCCGGTCGAGGTCTCGCCCTCTGCCAACGGGGCAACGGTGGTCTGCATGGGTGATCCTGCGGGGCGTTTCGGGATTGGTCGGGGCGGGGCGGGGCGGGGCGGGAACAGATACCTTGTTCGCCTCGCAGAGGGAACGGCGCTCCACACGCGCCAGCAATGACGAAGGCGGGAGGCTCGTGGCGGCGACCGTCGCCGGCAGAACCAGCGGCAACAAACACGTCGCAATGCAAGGAGCTGGCGATCCCGGGAAGACTCGAACTTCCGACCTGCGGTTTAGGAAACCGCCGCTCTATCCGGCTGAGCTACGGGACCGTCGGCGCCATGCATAGCAAAGCCGCGGCAAAGATGCCACCCGCCTCGCATGATTGATCACGGGCAGGTCGTCACCTGATTGCTGCAGATCCCGGTGACCCAGCCCCGGCGCGGCCCGCACATTGAGGCCGGCCGGATCGCTGTCGCTCGAGGGCTACGATCAGTTCAATAGACTCACCCCCTCCATGGCAAAGCCGGCCGGAATGCCGCCGGGACCATCGGCGACGTTGGCGGCCGAGTTTGCCAACCCTGCGGCCCGCTTTCCGCAGTTCGTGTCTGGAAAATGTCGCAACCGACTGGGGGCGGTTCTTGTGAAGGTTTTCGGATGCCGGCCCCATGAAGGTGGGCGGCGCGCACCGCGGCCGGCGCACGCAGACCTCCAACGGAGGAAAATCGCGGGAGGCGTGGCGAGGTGGCGCGTCAGACGCTATGGGGATTTCGACGCTGGCGGCCGGTTGCCGAGGTACGTCGAACGCCTGTTTGGGAAGCGATCGAGGCGGTGACGATCGCATCCAAACGTCCCTCTCGCTTGGTCGTCTCAAGTGGGAAGAATCGATGCGCCCGCCCAGGTTACGGGCGCGGCATCAGTGCGGCACGAAGCCGGCAAGCTTTAGACCCGTTAGAGTCACGTCTACGGCGAGTGCCGCCTGCAAGGTCGCAAAGACCCACCCAACGACCGCGAGCGTCGCTAAGCCGACAAATCGAATGATAAAACCCGCGAACAGCATGCCGACGAGATTAAGCGCAAGCATGAGGACAAGCACGACGTAGATTTGATTTTGAAGGGTGTCATTACCTTGGGCGAGCGATAGAAACAACACTACGGTGACGACACCAGTCGGGGTAACGATTGTCGGAATCGCGATTGGCGAGAAAGCAAGCGCCGCAGCGGACACCGGATTGGGGCTTTCGCTTCCCGCACGTTCGCCGGTGTGTTTCATCGCCTCCTCCAGCGATGACAGTGTTGAGAACGTTGACCGTAACAGCAAGATGCCGATGGCGATCTCGAGTGCCGCAGTCGACACATGCCAACTCTGGATAGTTCCCGCGCCGAATAATGCGACCAGCGCAATGACCGCAGCTGAGATCAGCGTTGCCAGCACAGCGACGCGGATTCGGTACCTTCTATCAGCCTGTCTGGTCAGTTTGTGGAAGGCCGGAATCGGCTTCAAGGGTCCCAACGCGAGGAACAGGATGGTGAAGACATACGCGATGGGAACCACAATGGCACCTCGGCCGCCCCAATGGGCATTCTAATATACCATACAATGCTGGCTTCCGCTCACCCACGCCAGCACTAGTGTCCC encodes the following:
- a CDS encoding xanthine dehydrogenase family protein molybdopterin-binding subunit; translation: MQTTVAPLAEGETSTGPVPRFGIGQPLRRSEDLRFITGRGHYVDDTPDKGLLHAAFLRSPQAHAEIRAIDVTRARAAPGVVAVYTGADWQAAGFTGLPQRPAIKQADGSPIATPPRPGLAVGRVRHVGECVAMVVAESAAQANDALELIEVDYAPLSVVVDARGALAPGAPELWPEHAPGNLGFVWRVGDVDKAATALAASAHVIELDLVNNRLIPNSMEPRGVIARREAKSGRITFSGSIQNPFNFQSQLCDLFGWPKDKLHCRADDVGGGFGCKNQLQPEHAMTLFACDSLDRSIKWINDRSGSFVSDAHARDLVTHVSLGLDVTGRFTALKVETFANLGGHLSTNGALIPTIPTAAVLGGAYAIPVIGMEVRAAFTNTVPVDAYRGAGRPEAIYLVERTIDVAARRLGMSAVKLRRKNLIKPSQLPYRTALGREIDSGAFETVLGRALELADEKGFAKRAQAARRRNRRCGLGVAYYLEATLGPPADAARIAFAADGRATLAVGTQSNGQGHETSFVQIAASQFGLDPSQFIFRQADTDLTAEGGGHGGSRSLQLGGTAVLLAARQVIAKAKTIAAHLLETGEVDLEFTGGRFAVAGTDRAIAFTEVVAASFDPARLPKGMTPGLDEAARYEREAFNYPNGCHVCEVEIDLDTGIPRVVNYTVVDDFGRIINPLIVRGQVIGGVVQGIGQALYEETRYDEAGQLVTASFMDYSLPRADDLAPITVDLYEDAPTRTNPLGAKGCGEAGATGAPPAVVNAVVDALKEFGIEHLDMPLTREKIWAAIRQQA
- a CDS encoding xanthine dehydrogenase family protein molybdopterin-binding subunit, whose protein sequence is MNVLPKDLRFGAGVPVKRVEDLRLVTGRGHYVDDQRHADALWLVVLRSPHAHARIAAIDTDAARAMPGVVAIYTGADLVADDVGTLPTLPIFKRPDGSPMAYAPRRLLAHERVRFTGEPVAAVVADSRANAQAAAEVIAVDYAVEPAVTDPVAAAEPGAPRVWQDCPDNVVAGMSYGDAAAVEAAFKAAAHTVSLDVVSQRLVPAAMEPRSVIAEIEKGGRLVMHMQTQTPTQTRDTLAGAVLKRPPDSVLIRVGDIGGGFGQKTGLYPEDGIVAYAAVKLQRKVRWRGERTDDFVGGTHGRDLTSTAEFALDAKGRVQAFRVRSIGGTGAYLSGTGVIIPLVLGPFVATGTYDLPLVHIDVKAVMTHTAPVGAYRGAGRPEAVYIVERLMDAAARKLGMDPRKIRKLNFVKPGQMPYTTATGQTYDSGAFAHMLDRASELADWDGFAARKRAAKAKGLLYGRGLASYIEWTGGRAHTEKVSLRATGDGKVVLHSATQAMGQGLETAYSQMISAALGIPMDKVVVIQGNTDLAQGFGSVGSRSLFVGGTAAVVSSVDLITKAREGAANVLEAGVGDIEYHEGVLTVAGTDRRISLFDLAGRLPGGELAVDSEGEVDGPSWPNGTHICEVEIDPQTGITNVVRYTTVDDVGVAVNPMLVTGQIHGGVAQGVGQALYEGVHYDGEGQLLTATWQDYCVPRASDVPPVGVTLDGSAPCRTNPLGAKGCGESGAIGGPPCVVNAAMDALAPVGVANLHAPLTPQKVWAAIREAQAAAAA
- a CDS encoding YeiH family protein; amino-acid sequence: MAGAEEQKGGRAGVLARSFLNVLPGTLLCIGITAAAIAVQAVEEHAFAHPYVEALVLAILIGIIVRSAWQPGPRWAAGISFSGKFLLELAVMMLGASISLGAIVASGPALLTGIIAAVLLAILASYSISRAFGLPQRISILIACGNSICGNSAIAAVAPVIGASSDDIASSIAFTAVLGVVVVLALPLAFPLFHLTETQYGTLAGLTVYAVPQVLAATLPIGIVATQVGTLVKLVRVLMLGPVVVSLSLLRGRLAADSGAATGVKKPGLSHLVPWFIVGFLLLATLHSLGLVPDAAIRPITYASALLTIVSMAALGLAVDVRVIGRLGPRITFAVTCSLIVLFVISMILIRVLRIG
- a CDS encoding FMN-binding glutamate synthase family protein, which produces METLMLPFTPRFIVLTICTVVTALLLVLGIFDHKVFDLVLLPLVIFAALTALGFRDLVQKRHAVLRNYPISAHLRFLLEEIRPEMRQYFFESEKDGKPFSRDTRAVVYQRAKMDLDKRPFGTQEDVYREGYEWMHHSVAPKPVASEMFRLAIGGPDCLKPYSASIFNVSAMSFGALSPNAVRALNGAARKGGFAQDTGEGGISPYHREMGGDLIWEVGSGYFGCRTVDANFDGEKFAGLAVLDQVKMVELKISQGAKPGHGGVLPAAKVSREIASIRGVPLGEDCISPPYHKAFADPIGMMRFIAEMRRLSGGKPAGFKLCIGHPWEFLAICKAMLETGSYPDFIVVDGNEGGTGAAPLEFMDHMGMPMREGVNFVHNALVGIGARDRIRIGASGKIATAFDIARAMALGADWCNAARGFMFSIGCIQSLSCHTDRCPTGVATQDPTRARALVVPDKLTRACNYHHATLHALAEITAAGGFTHPGEMMPAHFSRRVSGVEVMTFTQLYPALRPGELLEGTKDLRYRDAWAMARPDTFAAAV
- a CDS encoding MarC family protein, producing MVPIAYVFTILFLALGPLKPIPAFHKLTRQADRRYRIRVAVLATLISAAVIALVALFGAGTIQSWHVSTAALEIAIGILLLRSTFSTLSSLEEAMKHTGERAGSESPNPVSAAALAFSPIAIPTIVTPTGVVTVVLFLSLAQGNDTLQNQIYVVLVLMLALNLVGMLFAGFIIRFVGLATLAVVGWVFATLQAALAVDVTLTGLKLAGFVPH